In the genome of Succinivibrio dextrinosolvens, the window CCTCAGCCTTCAATCTTTTAGGCTCATCCTTCAAGCCTACAGAGATTGCCGACCGTCTGACCTCGCTTTTAGATTCAAAATCAGATTTCTCCAACTATGCCTCGGAGGCTATCTGTGCGGCTGTAATTTCTCTTAACTATATGAGAAAGCCGGTCACCATCTCCTCCATTAAAAACGCCATGACCCTTAAGGCTTATTTTCAGGCTTTTCTGACCAGACTTATCAGCTATGCCTTTGAGAATAACTCAAAGGAGGCATTAGATAAGCTTATTGCCTTCTTTCTTAAAAGCAGAATTCCCTTTTCTGATTTTCCAAAGCTTGAAAAATATATGGCAGTTACAGGTAATCCAGCCAGAACTTCAGATTCAGATGGCTCTGAGAATAGCGAGAACTCAGATGAAGAGGGGGCTTCAGATGAGGAGAGTTCAGGTAAAACTTTAAAAAAAGTGAAAAAGAGTACTACCAGAAAGGCCTCCTCTGCCTCATCCTCCGATCCGTATTCCGGTACCTTAAAGACCAAGGCTCGTTCTCTTTATCAGATTTATGAGTTCATCCGTTCTCAGAACCGTAACAGCTCTCCTGCCGAGGAAGAGTTTGAGCATCTTTATTCCATGTGCTGCAAGGATGAGACCTATTTTATAAAGGTGTCCTCATCGGTTAACCCTATTATGAGCTCATTATCCATGTCCTCTCTCAGCAGTTACTTTTCAAAGGAGAGCGGAGCCATCAGTATCCGTGACATCTACATGTCAAATGCGGTGTTTTATGTCTCACTTAATGCTCTCAAAAACTCTCTTCTGTGTGCCTATGTGGGCAAGCTAATCCTCTCCGATCTCTGCTCCTTCTGTGGTGATATCTACGCGAGAAACCATTTAGGCCCCAATATCAGTATCTTTGTGGATGAGGCTGCCGAAGTCTGTAACGAGTATCTGGTGCAGCTTTTGAACAAGGGCCGTGGCGCCAGGGCTTCCGTTACTCTGGCAACCCAGACACTCAGTGACTTTAAAAAGAAGTTCGGCTCAGAGTACGCCGCGACTCAGTTTATAGGTAACTGCAACAACATGATTGCCCTGAGGATCAAGGATGCCGATACCGCTAAAGCCTTTACCTCAACACTGCCTAAGACTTCAGTTTACCGCAGCTCAAAGGCGGTAGCCTCCCGCTATGACGTTTACACCAGAGGTATCAGTGAGTCCTGCAATTACGGAGTATCAGCAGGGGAGGCTCCAATCTTTCCCGACTCAGCACTGATGATGCTTCCTAACTTTGAGTATGTGGCAAAGCTCAATGACGGACGTTTCATTAAGGGCGTCATTCCAGTGGTAATGGCTGAATAGGAGGTTCTGTGCTTTTTTATCTTATTGAAAAGACATTTCTTTTCGTCTTAACCATGGTGCTGCTCTCTTTGCTGATGATCGGTGCAGATTTCAGAAGCGCCCCTTCGGCAACCTTTATCTATTCGGAAATGGATACTCTATACAACTGTTTTTCCGAGGTGTTTGTATCAAGGCTTAAGACTGTTAATACACTGGTTGCACCTTTTGATTTTTTAAGAAACACCGTGCTTTATGACATGCTGCGTTTAAGTCTGATGCGCTTTATATTTCTGGTTTACGGACATCCCCACATCCTCCTGCAGGTTCTGTTTTTAGGTGTGAGTTTTGGTTATGCCCTGCTAAGCATGTTACGCCGTTCTATGTTTTCTTTAAAAAGCGCTGTATCTGTTCTTTTGTTTTCTCTCAGGCTCCTTAAATACCTGACTGTTTTTCTGTTCTTTCAGTGTTTTTGTGATCTGATTTATCTGACAGCCTGTGTGCTCTTTTTATGGTTATTTGTTTTGGGCATCAGATTTGCCGTGATTTTCTTTGTTGGCTAGATTCGTGCCTTAGTGAGGCTTATATGTTTGAGTTTATTAAAAATTTGTTTAAATCGTCAGAGCCGAATGTGCTGATATCAAGACAGGTTATCTCTCTTGAGGACAATAAATTTGACGATGGTTCAGTATTCTTCTCATCTGAGGGAGACTGTGTGAGACGGGTTAAATCCACAGATGAGCTCATGGAGAAGTATGGTTTTCTGATTGAGCTTATAAAAAATCGGGCCTTAAGCTCCGACAGTTTTATTGATTATGATCTGGAGATCCTGCCGGTAATAAGACGCTTTATCAGCATAGTAAATGCTGCTCCCACCGATCATACCCTGAGCAATGTCTTTTCCTCAGAGCTTATACGTCAGGCTCTGCTGGGAATACTCAGATTCTCGGATATCTACAATAAATCCTCTCTGGCGGTTTCAACCGGCAGTCAGAATTTCTTTGAGAGTTTCTATCTGATGCTGACTCTCTGTCTGTACCGTTTCTACAACCGTTTTAGGATTACAACTCCAGGCGGAAATTATGAGTTTCGTCTTTTCAGACATGATTCTCTGGAGGAGTTCATAAGAATTCACAGGGCTACTCATCTGAGGTTCTATCAAAGAAAATCTTTTGATCCTGAGATTACCTTTGACAACTGCTTTATGCATCTGGCAGCAAAGTGTATCAGGACTCATGAGTGTCTGAAACGCTCTCCTGAATATCTGAAAATCAGAAGTCTGACCACTACTCTGAGTTTTTCAAGGGATGAGCTGCGCTTTAACTCCCCAGAGTGTAAACCTGAGATAGATAATCTCTTTTTAATGGAGAACAGTCTGAAGAAAATGCTGCTTAAGGCTGATGAAATAAGTGCCTATCTGTGTG includes:
- a CDS encoding type IV secretion system DNA-binding domain-containing protein, which encodes MTQSNLAKSDPKNIYLMVMSFNICWFIVNFFFSDLFFMFLNGIFLCFTTISCIVFLGFEEFYFSFRNISSFFEISVKKLQKKLNNERFSFKNRKFSSDPVYLGAGYEFKPKHSRELHSLLDLGLSGSNGPNQGSFQIHNLGKSKDIYTHVKDLEGHTLIFGTPGSGKTRFFDLLISQAIYRNDVVVVIDPKGDTDLREKARRAAQSLGRRFEVLDTYTLENNTSAFNLLGSSFKPTEIADRLTSLLDSKSDFSNYASEAICAAVISLNYMRKPVTISSIKNAMTLKAYFQAFLTRLISYAFENNSKEALDKLIAFFLKSRIPFSDFPKLEKYMAVTGNPARTSDSDGSENSENSDEEGASDEESSGKTLKKVKKSTTRKASSASSSDPYSGTLKTKARSLYQIYEFIRSQNRNSSPAEEEFEHLYSMCCKDETYFIKVSSSVNPIMSSLSMSSLSSYFSKESGAISIRDIYMSNAVFYVSLNALKNSLLCAYVGKLILSDLCSFCGDIYARNHLGPNISIFVDEAAEVCNEYLVQLLNKGRGARASVTLATQTLSDFKKKFGSEYAATQFIGNCNNMIALRIKDADTAKAFTSTLPKTSVYRSSKAVASRYDVYTRGISESCNYGVSAGEAPIFPDSALMMLPNFEYVAKLNDGRFIKGVIPVVMAE